One Dromiciops gliroides isolate mDroGli1 chromosome 3, mDroGli1.pri, whole genome shotgun sequence DNA segment encodes these proteins:
- the LOC122747807 gene encoding 60S ribosomal protein L23a-like — translation MALKAKKEVVVPPKTEAKSKALKAKKTVLKGVHSHKKKKIQTSPTFQRPKTLRLQRHPKYPQKSSLRRNKLDHYAIIKFPLTTESDMKKIEDNNTLVFIVDVKVSKHQIKQALWHQSLLKGPYSFFTEPNDSHTFKHSNRRLKDK, via the coding sequence ATGGCGCTGAAGGCGAAGAAGGAAGTGGTTGTTCCCCCCAAGACAGAAGCCAAGTCCAAGGCCCTAAAGGCCAAGAAGACAGTACTGAAGGGTGTCCATagccacaaaaagaagaagatccAAACATCCCCCACCTTCCAGCGACCCAAGACTCTAAGACTTCAAAGGCACCCCAAGTACCCTCAAAAAAGTTCCCTGAGGAGAAACAAGCTTGATCACTATGCCATCATTAAGTTTCCCTTGACCACTGAGTCTGATATGAAGAAGATAGAGGACAACAATACCCTTGTCTTCATTGTGGATGTCAAGGTCAGCAAGCATCAGATCAAGCAAGCTTTATGGCATCAGTCCCTTCTAAAGGGACCATATTCCTTTTTCACAGAACCAAATGATTCCCATACATTTAAGCATTCCAACAGAAGGTTAAAGGATAAATGA